In the genome of Mercurialis annua linkage group LG8, ddMerAnnu1.2, whole genome shotgun sequence, the window ACGGCGTTTTCTTCGACGTCAAATTCTAGGGTTTTCAATTCAATCACTAAACTTCCAAGCTTAACACCTCAATTCCCCAAATCAATACGTTACAACTCTTCGTTTCGTGTTTCTGATTTCTCATGCAAATCTACCTTTAAGAGACTCACTGCTCATGCTAAGGTAattgtatatattatatttctattctacttaatttttgtttttgcaattaaagTTTGATTTGTGTTAATATTATTTGGCTGGTGGTTGAAGATGGCTGTTACTGCGGCAAGTGATGCGGAGTTACCAAATTTAACGGCGTTATCCCCCTTGGATTGTCGGTATTGGGATAAAGTGAAGGAGTTGTCTCCTTATTTGAGTGAATTTGGGCTAATGTATTATAGAGTTCTTGTTGAGGtattttccttttccttttgtttttagttttaataatttgggtTTATATGTATTGGGTGTTGGCGTGTTATCTTTTTAAGTGATTGAATTTGTTAGTTATGTCTCTTCATTGCTATGTTTCTTTAgccatttaatttaatttattactatGGGAATCACTTTAAATATATTAGTTTCAAAATAGACACAATGTTATCATATATAAAGCTAATACACTAAGTGAGACATATTATATACTTATAATAAGATGATTTTAGAGATTACTTATAAACTTCCACTTTCCAATGAATCCTTTTACTCACACAATAATTAAGCATGCTTAGGAATTTCTATAGATGatcaaataagaaaattaagccaTTGATCTTGCAATTAAAATGTCAGCAATTTATTGCAGAAGAAGTActtataatcaaatcatattccACAAATTAGTAGGCACACCATGTAACTAAAGCAAAATTTAGTAGGCTCACAAGTAAGGTGAAATCAGTAATTACGTCCTTCTTATCTGCTGTTTTTGAATATCTTAATGCTGTGTTAAGAAATTATCAGGATTAGTGCGCTTGGGAGTTCTTGTTTTAGTTTTATGTTATCATTATGAGCTTTTACCATGTGCTAATACCCTGCTTGTACTCCGATTTTATGGTCCTTCCTTTCATACCCAAGATAAAATTAATGTTAAGTGTAGCATCCCTCTCTCAGGTCAAATGGTTGTTGAAGCTTTCACAAATTCCTGAAGTCACTCAAGTTCCCAACTTCACAGAAGAAACTCAGTCTTATTTGCAAGGATTGGTTGATGGATTTAGCAAGGATGACGCtttggaaattaaaaaaattgaggatGTGACAAACCATGATGTAAAAGCAGTTGAATACTTCTTAAAAAAGAAGTGCCCAGTGCATCCAGAGATAGCTAAGGTTGTTAGTGATACATTTATTGTTTTATGTGTTGGAATCGACTTGCTTATATCAATTTGATTTAACTAACCATTATTAGTTGttcattttaaagatttaatgaTTAAATATCCTCTCTTTTACCCTGCAGGTGCTTGAATTTTTCCGCTTCGCTTGCACATCCGAGGATATCAACAATCTTGCCTATGGTTTCATGCTGAAAGATTCAATGAACAAGGTCATCTTTCCTCTGATTGATGAATTAATTAAAGCAATATGTAACATGGCTGAAGAATATGCTTCCACTCCAATGCTTTCTCGCACTCATGGACAGGTAAATGAGCTAACtatctttttgaattattaatgcAGTGTTGTTTTTTTAGTAGAAATCATGAATCCCTTGTCTGAATTGTATGCTGTTTTTTGTATTGGTAAGAAACGAGTCTCAGTCTGATTTCAATCTTTAAGCATGCGGGTCATATTACTGTATTAAACAAAAGTAACCTAAAGTGTATACTACATATTTATTGATCTTATAAGCTTTGGCTTTGTAATTTTGGCTATTTTAGTTTGCCTTCAATATTGGTTGATACTTTTACAGTCTATAAATTGGTGTATCCTGAGCTAACATTTTTGTGGCTGTAAACTTGTGACTTTTTGTTGTATTATAGGCAGCTTCGCCTACAACTTTGGGAAAGGAAATGGCAGTTTTTGTTTCTAGGTTACGCAAACAACGGAAGAAAATGGCTCAAGTTGAGATAATGGGAAAATTTGCTGGTGCAGTTGGAAATTATAGTGCAGATCTTGTTGCATATCCTGAAGTTAACTGGCCTTCAATTGCCAAAGAGTTTGTGGAATCGCTAGGGTTGCGCTTTAATCCATTAGTCACTCAGGTGTGCCCGTCTTCCCTTTTTAAAGATATCATAGTTAGACCTTGTGTTAAAATAATTGGAATTTTACTCTATCAAATATATCTGAGATAGAAAAAGTGGCAAATTGTAAAACAGTTTGTGTATTCATATATGTTAATCCAGAACAAGCTAATAAGTGGATAAGATGCTTTCTTTGCATTAAAGCTCTGAATGGATTGGCAAT includes:
- the LOC126660191 gene encoding uncharacterized protein LOC126660191 encodes the protein MVCISYFSLLHLLHRQKKETIKQCDSFNKFASHSKMECTAFSSTSNSRVFNSITKLPSLTPQFPKSIRYNSSFRVSDFSCKSTFKRLTAHAKMAVTAASDAELPNLTALSPLDCRYWDKVKELSPYLSEFGLMYYRVLVEVKWLLKLSQIPEVTQVPNFTEETQSYLQGLVDGFSKDDALEIKKIEDVTNHDVKAVEYFLKKKCPVHPEIAKVLEFFRFACTSEDINNLAYGFMLKDSMNKVIFPLIDELIKAICNMAEEYASTPMLSRTHGQAASPTTLGKEMAVFVSRLRKQRKKMAQVEIMGKFAGAVGNYSADLVAYPEVNWPSIAKEFVESLGLRFNPLVTQIEQHDYIAELFHAIIRFNTILIGFDEDLWGYISLAYFKQIIKAGEIGSSTMPHKVNPIDFENSEGNLGVANGNLSHLSEKLLISRWQRDLTDSTALRSMADGLGRSLLAYKSALKGIGMLQVNESRLSEDLNNSWEVLAEPIQTVMRQYGVPEPYEKLKELTRGRDVTKESIREFIEGLELPEEIKAHLLELTPHNYIGAAESITMNFINGRKAL